A portion of the Stigmatella aurantiaca DW4/3-1 genome contains these proteins:
- a CDS encoding (2Fe-2S) ferredoxin domain-containing protein, producing the protein MAPPFQRHVFVCTNRRPDGHPKGCCATKGAEEVRAAFKSEMEKRGIKGQMRANAAGCIDTCAMGVSVVIYPEGIWYGGVKTEDVPTIVDEHLLGGKPVERLMMPFMKKGPKPEPGK; encoded by the coding sequence ATGGCTCCTCCCTTTCAACGGCACGTCTTCGTCTGCACCAACCGCCGCCCCGATGGTCACCCCAAGGGGTGCTGTGCCACCAAGGGGGCCGAGGAGGTGCGGGCCGCCTTCAAGAGCGAGATGGAGAAGCGCGGCATCAAAGGGCAGATGCGGGCCAACGCCGCCGGCTGCATCGACACGTGCGCCATGGGGGTCTCCGTCGTCATCTACCCGGAAGGCATCTGGTATGGCGGGGTGAAGACGGAGGATGTGCCCACCATCGTCGACGAGCACTTGCTGGGGGGCAAGCCGGTGGAGCGGCTCATGATGCCCTTCATGAAGAAGGGGCCGAAGCCCGAGCCCGGAAAGTAG
- a CDS encoding Bax inhibitor-1/YccA family protein, giving the protein MAWENPGWQTTSSSEVNNALVQESQRAFMSRVYGWMFAGLMLTGVTALYTVSNEALLNQVLQWRMGLLLAELGVVLALSFLAPRLSGPVAAALFLGYSALTGMTLSIYFLIYTAGSIGQALLLTGGVFGALSLYGTLTKKDLSAWAAFLFMGLVGVLLAGVANIFIRSEGMSFVTACACVIVFAGLTAYDTQKLRQMHAATGYSSAATISVVGALTLYLDFINLFLALLRLFGRRR; this is encoded by the coding sequence ATGGCTTGGGAAAACCCGGGATGGCAGACGACCTCCTCTTCGGAGGTGAACAACGCCCTCGTGCAGGAATCTCAACGCGCCTTCATGTCGCGCGTGTATGGGTGGATGTTCGCGGGCCTGATGCTCACCGGGGTGACGGCCCTCTACACCGTCAGCAATGAGGCGCTGCTGAATCAGGTCCTCCAGTGGCGGATGGGGCTGCTGCTGGCGGAGCTCGGCGTCGTCCTGGCCCTGTCGTTCCTCGCGCCCCGCCTGTCCGGACCGGTCGCCGCGGCCCTGTTCCTCGGCTACTCGGCGCTCACGGGGATGACGCTCTCCATCTACTTCCTCATCTACACCGCGGGCTCCATTGGCCAGGCCCTGCTGCTCACGGGCGGCGTCTTCGGCGCGCTGAGCCTCTACGGAACGCTCACCAAGAAGGACCTGAGCGCCTGGGCGGCCTTCCTCTTCATGGGCCTGGTGGGCGTGCTGCTGGCCGGCGTGGCCAACATTTTCATCCGCAGCGAGGGCATGTCCTTCGTCACCGCCTGCGCGTGCGTCATCGTCTTCGCGGGATTGACGGCCTACGACACCCAGAAGCTGCGCCAGATGCACGCGGCCACCGGCTACAGCAGCGCCGCCACCATCAGCGTGGTGGGAGCCCTCACGCTGTACCTGGACTTCATCAACCTCTTCCTCGCCCTGCTGCGGCTCTTCGGCCGCCGCCGCTAA
- a CDS encoding vitamin B12-dependent ribonucleotide reductase, whose amino-acid sequence MEKELNSKPLMAGKKAGKKAKASLAGMKVERFFTTPGVDPADELAWEHRTASITGEEGQSVFEQKQIEVPKAWSMLATNVVASKYFRGVPGTPEREGSVRKLVARVVDTLTRWGQEGGYFAREQDRETFQAELTHLLLRQKAAFNSPVWFNVGVEEQPQCSACFINSVEDSMESILTLAKTEAMLFKYGSGTGSNLSPLRSSREHLTGGGTASGPVSFMKGFDAFAGVVKSGGKTRRAAKMVILNASHPDILDFIRCKTNEEKKAWALIEAGYDASFNGDAYGSVFFQNSNNSVRVTDEFMRAVVNDGTWTTRAVRDGQAMETHMARELFREISEAAHLCGDPGLQFDTTVNAWHTCANTARINASNPCSEYMFLDDSACNLASLNLMHFRTIDGCFDPVAFKHAVDVVLLAMEIIVGFSRYPTEKITRNSHDYRPLGLGYANLGALLMACGLPYDSPEGRNYAGAITSLMCGQAYAASARLAERMGPFAGYAQNAEPMLGVIRKHRKAGHQLAPEGVNPDLHAAQKAAWDEALALGTEHGFRNSQVTVLAPTGTIGFMMDCDTTGIEPDIALIKYKKLVGGGMLKIVNQTVPQALERLGYRQSQAQEIISYLDKNETIEGAPHLKPEHLPVFDCAFKPARGKRSIQWMGHIQMMEACQPFLSGAISKTVNMPSNATVEDIEKAYLEAWKRGLKAIAVYRDGCKRTQPLNTSKEQVKDTKAPAAVALEPQAKPEPKAMRKRLPDERQSITHKFSIGGHEGYLTVGMYEDGKPGELFVVMAKEGSVVSGLMDSFATTVSLSLQYGVPLQVLVDKLSHTRFEPSGFTGNPAIPIAKSITDYIFRWLALKFLPSPQSEEAEVTAIEVKPASPEAPAAAQPVALQLPAVAPHSTWLNQADAPPCHMCGAIMVRSGACHKCANCGTTSGCS is encoded by the coding sequence ATGGAGAAGGAGTTGAATTCGAAGCCGTTGATGGCGGGCAAGAAGGCGGGGAAGAAGGCCAAGGCCTCCCTCGCCGGGATGAAGGTGGAGCGGTTCTTCACCACGCCCGGGGTGGACCCCGCGGACGAGCTGGCCTGGGAGCACCGCACCGCGAGCATCACCGGTGAGGAGGGCCAGAGCGTCTTCGAGCAGAAGCAGATCGAGGTGCCCAAAGCCTGGTCCATGTTGGCCACGAACGTGGTGGCCTCGAAATATTTCCGGGGGGTGCCCGGAACGCCGGAGCGGGAAGGCAGCGTCCGCAAGCTGGTGGCCCGGGTGGTGGACACCCTCACCCGCTGGGGCCAGGAGGGCGGCTACTTCGCCCGGGAGCAGGACCGGGAGACCTTCCAAGCGGAGCTGACGCACCTGCTGCTGCGCCAGAAGGCGGCCTTCAACTCCCCGGTCTGGTTCAACGTGGGCGTGGAGGAGCAGCCGCAGTGCTCCGCGTGCTTCATCAACTCCGTGGAGGACTCCATGGAGTCCATCCTCACGCTGGCCAAGACGGAGGCGATGCTCTTCAAGTACGGCTCGGGCACCGGCAGCAACCTGTCCCCCCTGCGCTCCAGCCGGGAGCACCTGACCGGGGGCGGCACGGCCTCGGGCCCCGTCTCCTTCATGAAGGGCTTCGACGCGTTCGCCGGGGTCGTCAAGAGCGGCGGGAAGACGCGGCGCGCGGCGAAGATGGTCATCCTCAATGCCAGCCACCCGGACATCCTCGACTTCATCCGCTGCAAGACGAACGAGGAGAAGAAGGCCTGGGCCCTGATCGAGGCCGGGTACGACGCGTCCTTCAATGGCGATGCCTACGGCTCCGTCTTCTTCCAGAACTCGAACAACTCCGTGCGCGTCACCGACGAGTTCATGCGCGCGGTGGTCAATGACGGGACGTGGACCACGCGCGCGGTGCGGGACGGCCAGGCCATGGAGACCCACATGGCCCGGGAGCTGTTCCGGGAGATCTCCGAGGCGGCCCACCTGTGCGGCGATCCGGGCCTGCAGTTCGACACCACGGTGAACGCCTGGCACACGTGCGCCAACACGGCGCGCATCAACGCCTCCAACCCGTGCTCGGAGTACATGTTCCTCGACGACTCGGCCTGCAACCTGGCGTCGCTGAACCTGATGCACTTCCGCACCATCGACGGCTGCTTCGATCCCGTCGCCTTCAAGCACGCGGTGGACGTGGTGCTCCTGGCGATGGAGATCATCGTCGGCTTCTCGCGCTACCCCACGGAGAAGATCACCCGCAACAGCCACGACTACCGGCCCCTGGGCCTGGGCTACGCCAACCTGGGCGCCCTGCTGATGGCCTGCGGCCTGCCCTATGACTCACCAGAAGGCCGCAACTACGCGGGGGCCATCACCTCGCTGATGTGCGGGCAGGCGTACGCGGCGAGCGCGCGGCTGGCCGAGCGGATGGGCCCCTTCGCGGGCTACGCGCAGAACGCCGAGCCGATGCTCGGGGTCATCCGCAAGCACCGCAAGGCCGGGCACCAGCTGGCCCCCGAGGGCGTGAACCCGGATCTCCACGCGGCGCAGAAGGCCGCCTGGGACGAGGCCCTGGCGCTGGGCACCGAGCATGGCTTCCGCAACAGCCAGGTCACGGTGCTGGCGCCCACGGGGACCATCGGCTTCATGATGGACTGCGACACCACGGGCATCGAGCCGGACATCGCCCTCATCAAGTACAAGAAGCTGGTGGGCGGCGGGATGCTGAAGATCGTCAACCAGACGGTGCCGCAGGCGCTGGAGCGGTTGGGCTACCGGCAATCGCAGGCCCAGGAGATCATCTCGTACCTGGACAAGAACGAGACGATCGAAGGCGCCCCCCACCTCAAGCCCGAGCACCTGCCGGTGTTCGACTGCGCCTTCAAGCCCGCGCGGGGCAAGCGCAGCATCCAGTGGATGGGCCACATCCAGATGATGGAGGCCTGCCAACCGTTCCTCTCGGGCGCCATCTCCAAGACGGTGAACATGCCGTCGAACGCCACCGTGGAGGACATCGAGAAGGCTTACCTGGAGGCTTGGAAGCGCGGGCTGAAGGCCATCGCGGTGTACCGGGATGGCTGCAAGCGCACCCAGCCGCTGAACACCTCGAAGGAGCAGGTGAAGGACACGAAGGCCCCGGCCGCCGTGGCGCTCGAGCCGCAGGCGAAGCCCGAGCCCAAGGCGATGCGCAAGCGCTTGCCGGACGAGCGCCAGTCCATCACGCACAAATTCTCCATCGGCGGGCACGAGGGCTACCTCACCGTGGGCATGTACGAGGACGGCAAGCCCGGTGAGCTCTTCGTGGTGATGGCCAAGGAGGGCTCGGTGGTGAGCGGGCTGATGGACAGCTTCGCCACGACCGTGTCCTTGTCGCTCCAGTACGGCGTGCCGTTGCAGGTGCTGGTGGACAAGCTCAGCCACACCCGCTTCGAGCCGAGCGGCTTCACGGGCAACCCCGCCATCCCCATCGCCAAGTCCATCACCGACTACATCTTCCGGTGGCTGGCGCTGAAGTTCCTGCCGAGCCCTCAGTCCGAGGAAGCGGAGGTGACGGCCATCGAGGTGAAGCCCGCCTCGCCCGAGGCACCGGCCGCCGCTCAGCCCGTGGCCCTTCAGCTGCCGGCGGTGGCCCCGCACAGCACCTGGCTCAACCAGGCCGACGCCCCGCCCTGCCACATGTGCGGCGCGATCATGGTGCGCAGTGGGGCGTGCCACAAATGCGCCAACTGCGGCACCACGAGCGGGTGCAGCTGA
- a CDS encoding 2-hydroxychromene-2-carboxylate isomerase gives MSKTLEFFFDYASPYSYLASAQVEVLAVRTGVELRWRPFLLGAVFKATGNVPPISCPAKARYLFKDLAHWTQFLGLPPCRFPEAFPIPSIKANRLGLVAAEQGLIAPFSHAAFRAAFVDGKDLGDGAVLEEVARASGLEPGPALARIENQEIKDALRRNTEEAVARGAFGAPTFFVGEEMFFGNDRLMLVERMLRGA, from the coding sequence ATGTCCAAGACACTCGAGTTCTTTTTCGACTATGCGAGCCCCTATTCCTACCTCGCTTCGGCCCAGGTGGAAGTGCTCGCGGTGCGGACCGGGGTGGAACTGCGCTGGCGCCCCTTCCTGTTGGGGGCCGTCTTCAAGGCGACCGGCAACGTGCCCCCCATCAGCTGTCCGGCTAAGGCACGGTATTTGTTCAAGGATCTCGCCCACTGGACGCAGTTCCTGGGCTTGCCCCCCTGTCGTTTCCCGGAAGCGTTCCCCATTCCCTCGATCAAGGCCAACCGCCTGGGGTTGGTGGCCGCCGAGCAGGGGCTCATCGCTCCCTTCAGCCATGCCGCCTTCCGGGCGGCCTTCGTGGACGGCAAGGATCTGGGCGATGGGGCGGTCCTGGAGGAGGTGGCGCGCGCCTCGGGGCTGGAGCCCGGGCCCGCGCTCGCCCGTATCGAGAACCAGGAGATCAAGGATGCGCTGAGGCGCAACACCGAGGAGGCGGTGGCCCGGGGCGCCTTTGGTGCTCCCACCTTCTTCGTGGGGGAAGAGATGTTCTTCGGCAATGACCGCCTGATGTTGGTGGAGCGCATGCTGCGAGGGGCCTGA
- a CDS encoding suppressor of fused domain protein, which yields MALFDWFKKKKAEPVPAPPQGALPVGEGEHNAMRAAPLSGREAAEACAYRGTITVLLAEPPPSSPVALRAWFDSLGLDALGIRVSVQPVLRFHFAGFSVSAVLGEGTYPREGLNLREVPPGFNLGRAYLGLMMGSPLERQMHALSPVFPHPFGPEGEMRLLARLVVALLGRGTGVVLNRARETVCGREDFIHRLGDLDDAACMPWTAWVTLAAGPGHEGYSSLGMGAFGLSEVCVPFEPGDRWAECRAAEAVRWACAKMVREDRSLAGGETLEVPVRARAGAWPSVSEGALERYRVELGKRAVLRRQPSTSPGEAWRTQPGQVQLNVYQAMLDEALCGQLPGDALAEYPSTHPGAPPYALLVRKVERSYAVFTSGFGRKVQPGGDMAGLPRIELGTFLPVPDFECAALVGSVARFIFARERSAEAFKPGDRLDLPMSKYGIAGFVLAQVALLTLYGGPAVALLVLVPLTAGEFPAVKLFGSDSLLRSLGEGAAFRAAVARRWRLPQA from the coding sequence ATGGCGCTCTTCGATTGGTTCAAGAAAAAGAAGGCTGAGCCTGTCCCCGCGCCTCCCCAGGGGGCGCTGCCGGTCGGCGAGGGCGAGCACAATGCGATGCGGGCCGCGCCTCTCTCGGGCCGGGAGGCCGCGGAGGCCTGTGCTTATCGGGGCACCATCACCGTGCTGCTCGCGGAACCGCCGCCCTCCTCGCCGGTGGCCCTGAGGGCTTGGTTCGACTCCCTGGGCCTCGACGCGCTGGGGATACGGGTGTCGGTGCAACCGGTCCTGAGGTTTCACTTCGCGGGCTTTTCGGTATCGGCCGTGCTTGGAGAGGGGACCTATCCCCGCGAGGGGCTCAACCTGCGGGAGGTCCCGCCCGGCTTCAACCTGGGCCGTGCGTACCTGGGGCTGATGATGGGCTCACCGTTGGAGCGCCAGATGCACGCGCTCTCGCCGGTGTTCCCCCATCCCTTTGGTCCCGAGGGCGAGATGCGGCTGCTCGCGCGGTTGGTGGTGGCGTTGCTGGGCCGGGGGACGGGGGTGGTGCTGAACCGGGCCCGGGAGACGGTGTGCGGCCGGGAGGACTTCATCCATCGGCTGGGGGATCTCGACGATGCGGCCTGCATGCCCTGGACGGCCTGGGTGACGCTGGCGGCGGGCCCTGGCCACGAGGGGTACTCCAGCCTGGGCATGGGGGCCTTCGGGCTGTCCGAGGTGTGCGTGCCCTTCGAGCCGGGAGACCGGTGGGCCGAGTGCCGCGCCGCCGAGGCGGTGCGGTGGGCTTGCGCGAAGATGGTGCGCGAGGACCGCTCGCTGGCTGGGGGCGAGACGCTGGAAGTGCCGGTGAGGGCCCGCGCGGGGGCCTGGCCGTCGGTGAGTGAGGGCGCCCTCGAGCGCTACCGGGTGGAGCTCGGCAAGAGGGCCGTGTTGCGCCGCCAGCCCAGCACCTCTCCGGGCGAGGCGTGGCGGACCCAACCTGGCCAGGTGCAGCTCAACGTCTACCAGGCGATGCTCGATGAAGCCCTCTGCGGGCAGCTGCCGGGTGACGCCCTCGCCGAATACCCCAGCACCCACCCCGGGGCGCCGCCGTATGCGCTGCTGGTGCGCAAGGTCGAGCGCTCCTACGCGGTCTTCACCAGTGGCTTCGGCCGGAAGGTGCAGCCCGGCGGGGACATGGCGGGCTTGCCGCGCATCGAGCTGGGCACGTTCCTGCCCGTGCCGGACTTCGAGTGCGCGGCGCTGGTGGGCAGCGTGGCCCGGTTCATCTTCGCGCGCGAGCGCTCCGCGGAGGCGTTCAAACCCGGGGATCGCCTGGACCTGCCCATGTCCAAGTACGGGATCGCCGGGTTCGTGCTGGCCCAGGTGGCGCTGCTGACGCTGTACGGCGGGCCCGCGGTGGCGTTGCTGGTGCTGGTGCCCCTCACGGCCGGGGAGTTCCCGGCCGTGAAGCTCTTCGGCTCGGACAGCCTGCTGCGCTCGTTGGGGGAGGGCGCGGCGTTCCGGGCGGCGGTCGCCCGGCGCTGGCGGCTTCCCCAGGCGTAG
- a CDS encoding metal ABC transporter substrate-binding protein: protein MRHLFTALSAALLCLLSLPAHAALNVVTSVSDLAALAKTIGGDKVDVTSLSVPTQDPHFVDARPNLALALNRADLLITVGLELEVGWLPTLQLGARNAKIQTGNPGYLDASQFVKLLEVPTAKVERSQGDVHPGGNPHYLYDPRAALAVAQGIAARLAQLDSKNAATFQANLQTFTTELEKARADWEKRLAGLRGAPVISFHRTTAYLSDWLGFTQLAFLEPKPGIPPNPSHVAKVLAEGRSQKARLLFQEDYYPDTTSRLVASKLPAPLVIIPGGTNFRGGETYLQHMEGLVKRLEQGLAGKGT from the coding sequence ATGAGACACCTCTTCACGGCCTTGAGCGCCGCCCTCCTCTGCCTCTTGTCCCTACCGGCCCACGCGGCCCTCAACGTCGTCACCTCCGTGTCGGATCTCGCCGCGCTGGCCAAAACCATCGGCGGGGACAAGGTGGACGTCACCTCCCTCTCGGTGCCCACGCAGGATCCCCACTTCGTGGATGCCCGGCCCAACCTCGCCCTCGCACTCAACCGCGCGGACTTGCTCATCACCGTGGGGCTGGAGCTGGAAGTGGGCTGGCTGCCCACGCTCCAGCTCGGCGCGCGCAACGCGAAGATCCAGACCGGCAACCCGGGCTACCTGGATGCCTCGCAGTTCGTGAAGCTGCTCGAGGTTCCCACCGCCAAGGTCGAGCGGAGCCAGGGCGACGTGCACCCGGGCGGCAACCCGCACTACCTCTATGATCCGCGGGCGGCCCTGGCGGTGGCCCAAGGCATCGCGGCGCGCCTGGCGCAGCTCGACTCGAAGAACGCCGCCACCTTCCAGGCCAACCTCCAGACGTTCACCACCGAGCTGGAGAAGGCCCGCGCGGACTGGGAGAAGCGCCTGGCCGGGCTGCGCGGCGCCCCCGTCATCTCGTTCCACCGGACGACGGCCTACCTGTCCGACTGGTTGGGCTTCACGCAGCTGGCGTTCCTCGAACCGAAGCCGGGCATCCCGCCCAACCCGTCCCACGTGGCCAAGGTGCTGGCCGAGGGGCGCTCGCAGAAGGCGCGGCTTCTCTTCCAGGAGGACTACTACCCGGACACCACGTCCCGGCTCGTGGCCTCCAAGCTCCCCGCCCCCCTGGTCATCATCCCCGGCGGCACGAACTTCCGGGGCGGAGAGACGTACCTCCAACACATGGAGGGTCTGGTGAAGCGGCTCGAGCAGGGCCTCGCGGGCAAGGGGACCTGA
- a CDS encoding metal ABC transporter ATP-binding protein yields MKTDDTPASHEAAFPGVTPAEVLLSCENLVIGYGNKALLPPLHLQVRRGDFVAVVGRNGSGKSTWFKTLLGLLPPVSGRIDKGTPGMKSAYVPQTASMDALLPVRPKELVLWGRLTGWNFLRPFSSQEDRRVAREALDTVGAQAFAHRPFRELSEGQKQRALLARVLASNADLVLLDEPTAAMDAVAERETMQRLAELARERRIAVVVVSHDLAMAAEYASTLLFVDREAPAVVLGNARTVFNHPAFRHQYGDEYSARLSLGSRLGPIPG; encoded by the coding sequence GTGAAGACCGATGACACCCCCGCCTCCCATGAAGCCGCTTTCCCCGGGGTGACCCCGGCCGAGGTGCTCCTGTCCTGCGAGAACCTCGTCATCGGCTATGGAAACAAGGCGCTCCTGCCCCCCCTCCATCTCCAGGTGCGGCGGGGAGACTTCGTGGCCGTGGTGGGCCGCAATGGCTCGGGAAAGAGCACCTGGTTCAAGACGCTGCTGGGCCTGCTTCCCCCCGTGTCTGGACGCATCGACAAGGGCACGCCCGGAATGAAGAGCGCGTACGTGCCGCAGACGGCGAGCATGGACGCCCTGCTGCCCGTGCGCCCCAAGGAACTGGTCCTCTGGGGGCGACTGACCGGCTGGAACTTCCTGCGCCCCTTCTCCAGCCAGGAGGACCGCCGCGTGGCCCGCGAGGCGCTCGACACCGTGGGCGCCCAGGCGTTCGCCCACCGGCCCTTCCGCGAGCTGTCCGAAGGCCAGAAACAGCGCGCGCTGCTCGCCCGGGTGCTCGCCAGCAACGCGGACCTCGTGCTGCTGGATGAGCCCACCGCTGCCATGGACGCCGTGGCCGAACGGGAGACGATGCAACGGCTTGCGGAGCTGGCCCGGGAGCGGCGCATCGCCGTGGTGGTGGTGAGCCACGATCTGGCGATGGCCGCCGAGTACGCCAGCACCCTGCTCTTCGTGGACCGGGAGGCGCCCGCCGTCGTCCTGGGCAACGCGCGCACCGTGTTCAACCACCCCGCCTTCCGCCATCAGTACGGCGATGAGTACTCGGCCCGTCTCTCCCTTGGATCTCGACTTGGACCCATCCCTGGTTGA
- a CDS encoding metal ABC transporter permease, with translation MDPSLVEPSKWEQFLSSLDLFLDPVLCALIAGGVLGFLSVYVVLRRMVFVSAAVTQAAGLGVALAFFAEIHLGTHVDPMLGATGLSLLATALLMADPSRLKLTRESVLGLAFAFSGGAAVLVGDRIAQEAHDIQGILFGTAVLVTPEQLATVAGVGGVILLIHLWWFRGISFASFDRVGARVQGLPVRLLDAVLMVSIGIMVGVSARALGSLPVFAFSTLSAIAALVLDLRLPWTFLFATIAGCLSGAGGYLFAFFYDFPVGASQTVCASVLVGVAVLMNGLRRLIRPAH, from the coding sequence TTGGACCCATCCCTGGTTGAACCCTCGAAGTGGGAACAGTTCCTGTCGAGCCTCGATCTGTTCCTGGATCCGGTTCTGTGCGCCCTGATCGCGGGGGGCGTGCTGGGGTTCCTGAGCGTGTACGTGGTGCTGCGGCGCATGGTGTTCGTCAGCGCCGCGGTCACCCAGGCGGCGGGCCTGGGCGTGGCGCTCGCCTTCTTCGCGGAGATCCACCTGGGCACCCACGTGGACCCCATGCTGGGGGCCACCGGACTGTCGCTGCTGGCAACGGCCCTGCTGATGGCGGACCCGTCCCGGCTGAAGCTCACGCGGGAGAGCGTGCTCGGCCTCGCCTTCGCCTTCTCGGGCGGGGCCGCCGTGCTGGTGGGCGACCGCATCGCCCAGGAGGCCCATGACATCCAGGGGATCCTCTTCGGCACCGCGGTGCTGGTCACCCCCGAGCAGCTCGCCACCGTGGCCGGGGTGGGCGGTGTCATCCTCCTCATTCACCTGTGGTGGTTCCGCGGCATCTCCTTCGCCAGCTTCGACCGGGTGGGCGCCCGCGTGCAGGGGCTCCCGGTGCGCTTGCTGGATGCGGTGTTGATGGTCTCCATCGGCATCATGGTGGGCGTGTCGGCGCGGGCGCTCGGATCGCTGCCCGTGTTCGCCTTCTCCACCCTGTCCGCCATCGCGGCGCTGGTGCTCGATCTGAGGCTGCCGTGGACGTTCCTCTTCGCCACGATCGCCGGGTGCCTCTCCGGCGCGGGGGGCTACCTCTTCGCCTTCTTCTATGACTTCCCGGTGGGCGCCTCGCAGACGGTGTGCGCCAGCGTGCTGGTGGGGGTTGCCGTGCTGATGAACGGCCTGCGCCGGCTCATCCGCCCAGCCCACTGA